A segment of the Candidatus Protochlamydia naegleriophila genome:
TTTTGATTCCTGTCACTGATGAGTTAACTGAACAAACGCCAAAAGATGAGGTGCTTGTGCCGCTAACTAAATCAGAGGATAAAGAACAGGTTGATTCAAACGAAGAAGACTTGACTGGCGACTCTGATGTGTTAGATGATGGGGATTTGAGCAAATTATTTGGCTTTTTTGAAGAAGAGCTTCCTGTATCAGAGATTGAAAAGGAGAAGGGCGCAGTTGAAACGGAAGAGGTTGTTGTAACGGACTCGAAGCCAGTGCTTCCATTAGTGGAAAATGGAACTGAGGGCACTGCTAACCTCGATACTGAAGAGATGGAGAAGGCGCTTGATAAAGTTGAAGAGAAGAGTGTAGTAACAGCTACCCCAGTCGATGTGGATCACCCAATTCTTCCAGAGCCTGAGCCGACTCCTGTGATGACCACTGAACAAGCAGAAGACATGGGTAAGCTAAAGAGTTCTGAAACACGGGAAGAGGTCTTGACAGAAGAATCATTTTTTGCAATGGCGCAGCTTCTGTGGTTAAAAGAAGGCGAAGCCTTTGCCGATCTGCCAGATAATCTGAAGAAACAGTTTGGGACGCTTTTAGTGAATAGCCCCGGACTTTTAGCTGGCTTCCTTATGGGGTTTCAGGCGATCGATTATCAGGAAAAATACGGATGGTCGGTAGATATAATGGAAGATGCATTTGGCGACATGGATGCAGATCAGCTATTCAATAGTAGCGAAGAATACAGCGATGTTGAATCCTTGGAAGATGAAGCGAGTTCTCTGCCTCCCGATTCGACTAAAAATAAAAATCAGGCCTAGAAGAGTTCGCGTGAGCCATTTATTCAATGAAAAGCTTTCCGGCTTCGATGATAAGTGGCGATTGACCTTTTGGGTGGCCATATGAAGCCTGCCCAACCAGCACTTTTAAATTGGGCAAAGGTTGAAAAGTCGCTGCATGGTGAGTATGTCCGCATAGCACCAGCAGCGATTTTTTTTTATACTCGCCCATAAGGCGCAAGAGGGATTCCCCAAGCGTTTGATTCACGAAATGGGGGGCCCAGTCTGTGTCTGCTATATGATTCTCATATAAACAGGCTTCAATAAAAGGCGGCGCATGAGTGACCAATAAAACATTGTCATGCTGCTTAAATGCTTCGATCAGCTTCAATTCGACTTGGGATGCCGATACTTGAGCTAATCTGTGAATTTTTTTTTGGCGCTCTTGCTTGGTTAGGAATTTCAAGTCTCTGATTTCCCGGTAATCGCGCAGCTCGATTGTAGAGGCCTCATAATCGCCAGCTCTTCCGTCAGACCAGCCATCGTGTCCGGCTAAAGCCCACTCAACCGTCAAGGATAGATAGTTTGCCTCGGTTGTTAAGTAAAAGAGATTGGAGTGCATCTGGCAAAAAGAAGAGGCCTCTTGCCGAATGTCGTCTATGAGGCTTCCATAGAAGTCATGATTTCCCAAGACAAAATAAAGAGGGATTTGAAGCCTTTCTGATAGCCACAAGAGCTCTGTTTTATAATTTCCGGATTCTGCAATGTCGCCTGCGATGAGAAGCAGATCAAGTTGCTGGGCGAGCAATTGTTCAATAAAATGTTCGCGTTGACTGGACTTGGCATAATCAAGATGCAGATCGGTCACCCACCCAATTTTACACATGTCAGATCCTGGTTTGCTTAGGGCGTGTCAAACTCATAATGCAACTTGACGACACGGCCGATTAATTACGAAAGACATTTTTAATTTGAAGTTGCTTTTGAAGATCTTTTATCACGATTTCAGCAAAAGGAGTCAATTGTTCAGGTTTCAATTGTTGAAAATCATACCAATCATGCTGTTCGTAAGGTGTTGAAGGAATAGCATCTAGACCAGAGATAAAATAAAGCTGGCCAAGGTGGTGGAAATGGTATGGAGAGGGTAAGTCCAATACTTCTAATACATGCGAGACATTATTGACTAAATGCATCGTTTGAAAGGCCCTTCCTGTCTCCTCTAAGAATTCGCGTCTTAGCGTCTCTTCGGAAGATTCTCCAAATTCAATTCCGCCTCCCGGAAGATCCAGCTTATTTCTGTAACACCCATTCGGACCTTTAGAGACGAGTAAAATCTTGTTGCCTTCGAGAGCGATGCCATAAACGCCAAGACGAGTGACTTGTTTCATGAGAAAACTCCTTTTTCATTTCCATTGGTCAGTAAGATTAACATAATTTAAATAATTGAGCACGAAGTTATTAGCTTAGGATGGGCTATAAAGAAGGAATAGAAGAATCAAAAAAATGCATGGTTACCGTGCCAATAAGTCTAAATGGAGCAAGGTATAAGCTGCCGGAATTGTTTGGATGATGCAGAGGCTGAGGATTTTATTGGCCAAGCAAAGAAATAAATAAACCAGGCTGATTATACAGATCAGCCTAGGTACTAACCTCTTAGGTTTTATCGATCTTGGGGATTCCCAAAGCCAGAAAAGCTAATGAGAGTCCAAAAAAGAGCAGATTGATTCCTACGAGTAATCCAAGCACCCAAAAGGCTGTTCCTGGCCATCCAGCCCAAATAATAGCTGCCATGATAAGCGAAAGGACCCCATTTAATATAAACCATCCCCAACGCCTAAGTGGGCGCAGCTGAAAACCCATAATAATTTTGGCAATCCCTTCAAAGAGAAAGAAGAACATCATTAAAAGGGTGAGAGAAATGACTCCAGCCACGGGATATATTAATAATAAAACACCAAATATGATGTAGAGGAGGCTGACGATAAGCGATCCCCAAAAACCCGATTCATTGCGCGCTTTAAAGGTTCGGTAAGTTTGAATCAGTCCTCCAAAAAGAATAAACCATCCAATAAATAACTCTGCACTTAATGTAGAGATGCCTGGAATGGCGATGGCTATGAAACCAAGAATGGCAAAAAGAATTCCTTCAATCAATAAGAGATTACGATTGTTTTGGATGAAATCACTCACTACTATTCTCCTGTGTGTTTACAGTGG
Coding sequences within it:
- a CDS encoding NUDIX domain-containing protein codes for the protein MKQVTRLGVYGIALEGNKILLVSKGPNGCYRNKLDLPGGGIEFGESSEETLRREFLEETGRAFQTMHLVNNVSHVLEVLDLPSPYHFHHLGQLYFISGLDAIPSTPYEQHDWYDFQQLKPEQLTPFAEIVIKDLQKQLQIKNVFRN
- a CDS encoding metallophosphoesterase family protein, with translation MCKIGWVTDLHLDYAKSSQREHFIEQLLAQQLDLLLIAGDIAESGNYKTELLWLSERLQIPLYFVLGNHDFYGSLIDDIRQEASSFCQMHSNLFYLTTEANYLSLTVEWALAGHDGWSDGRAGDYEASTIELRDYREIRDLKFLTKQERQKKIHRLAQVSASQVELKLIEAFKQHDNVLLVTHAPPFIEACLYENHIADTDWAPHFVNQTLGESLLRLMGEYKKKSLLVLCGHTHHAATFQPLPNLKVLVGQASYGHPKGQSPLIIEAGKLFIE
- a CDS encoding HdeD family acid-resistance protein, with translation MSDFIQNNRNLLLIEGILFAILGFIAIAIPGISTLSAELFIGWFILFGGLIQTYRTFKARNESGFWGSLIVSLLYIIFGVLLLIYPVAGVISLTLLMMFFFLFEGIAKIIMGFQLRPLRRWGWFILNGVLSLIMAAIIWAGWPGTAFWVLGLLVGINLLFFGLSLAFLALGIPKIDKT